The following proteins are co-located in the Rattus norvegicus strain BN/NHsdMcwi chromosome X, GRCr8, whole genome shotgun sequence genome:
- the LOC134484027 gene encoding 40-kDa huntingtin-associated protein, translating into MAAGSASSLGGGSWPGSEAGDFLARYRQVSNKLKKRFLRKPNVAEAGEQFAQLARELRAQECLPYAAWCQLAVARCQQALFHGPGEALALTEAARLFLRQECDARQRLGCPAAYGEPLQAAASALGAAVRLHLELGQPAAAAALCLELAAALRAVGQPAAAAGHFQRAAQLHLPLMPLAALQALGDAASCQLLARDYTGALAVFTRMQRLAREHGGHPVQQPELPQQLPSVPQPSLPGPQPRPVLGSTLPLPLPPDHAPGSVAQSPGTLGAFADVLVRCEVSRVLLLLLLQPPPAKLLPEHAQTLEKYSWEAFDGHGQDSSGQLPEELFLLLQSLVMAAHEKDTEGIKKLQVEMWPLLTAEQNHLLHLVLQETISPSGQGV; encoded by the coding sequence ATGGCGGCGGGCTCCGCGTCGTCCCTGGGCGGAGGCTCCTGGCCAGGCTCTGAGGCTGGGGACTTCTTGGCCCGCTACCGGCAGGTGTCCAACAAGCTCAAGAAGCGCTTCTTGCGGAAGCCGAACGTGGCGGAGGCCGGGGAGCAGTTCGCACAGCTGGCCCGGGAGCTGCGAGCTCAAGAGTGCCTGCCTTATGCCGCCTGGTGCCAGCTGGCTGTGGCACGCTGCCAGCAGGCGCTCTTCCATGGGCCCGGGGAAGCGCTGGCCCTTACAGAGGCGGCCCGACTTTTCCTGAGGCAGGAGTGCGATGCGCGCCAACGCCTGGGCTGTCCTGCGGCTTATGGGGAGCCTTTGCAGGCGGCCGCCAGCGCCCTTGGCGCCGCCGTGCGCCTGCACCTTGAGCTGGGCCAGCCCGCCGCTGCTGCCGCACTGTGCCTAGAACTGGCTGCCGCCCTTCGCGCTGTGGGCCAGCCAGCCGCTGCTGCAGGTCACTTTCAACGTGCTGCCCAGCTGCACCTGCCCCTGATGCCACTGGCCGCGCTGCAGGCACTTGGTGATGCTGCCTCCTGCCAGTTGCTGGCGCGCGACTACACTGGCGCCCTGGCGGTTTTTACACGCATGCAACGCCTGGCACGGGAGCATGGGGGCCACCCGGTACAGCAACCCGAGCTGCCGCAGCAGCTGCCTTCTGTGCCTCAGCCATCTCTGCCGGGACCCCAGCCGAGACCTGTCTTGGGCTCTACCTTGCCCCTGCCGCTGCCCCCGGACCACGCCCCAGGCTCTGTTGCGCAGTCACCTGGTACACTCGGTGCCTTCGCTGACGTTCTTGTCAGGTGTGAGGTGTCCCGtgtattgttgctgctgctcctgcaACCACCGCCTGCCAAGCTGCTGCCTGAGCACGCCCAGACCCTGGAGAAGTACTCTTGGGAGGCTTTCGATGGCCATGGCCAGGATAGCAGCGGCCAGCTTCCAGAGGAGCTGTTTTTGTTATTGCAGTCCCTGGTCATGGCTGCCCACGAAAAGGATACTGAAGGCATCAAGAAGCTGCAGGTGGAGATGTGGCCACTGCTAACTGCTGAGCAgaaccacctcctccacctcgtTCTGCAGGAAACCATCTCTCCCTCGGGACAGGGGGTCTGA